In bacterium, one genomic interval encodes:
- the rplL gene encoding 50S ribosomal protein L7/L12 — MNTEEIIKSIEDMSVLQLSQLIKQLEEKFGVSAAMAAPVAASAAPGAAAEAEKKEEKTQFDVVLKAFPADKKINIIKIVREVTNLGLKEAKDLVEGVPKPLKEAVTKEEADTIKKKFAESGAEVEVK; from the coding sequence ATGAACACGGAAGAGATCATCAAATCGATTGAAGACATGAGCGTTCTTCAATTGTCTCAGTTGATTAAACAACTGGAAGAAAAATTCGGAGTGTCCGCTGCCATGGCCGCTCCTGTTGCTGCTTCAGCAGCTCCGGGCGCCGCTGCGGAAGCCGAGAAAAAAGAGGAAAAGACTCAGTTTGATGTTGTGCTGAAAGCTTTTCCTGCCGATAAGAAAATCAACATCATTAAAATTGTCCGCGAAGTAACGAATCTTGGTTTGAAAGAAGCCAAGGATCTGGTAGAAGGTGTGCCGAAACCGTTGAAAGAAGCGGTAACCAAAGAAGAAGCCGACACCATTAAGAAGAAGTTTGCTGAATCTGGTGCTGAAGTAGAAGTGAAGTAA
- the rplA gene encoding 50S ribosomal protein L1 — protein MAGKKFLKAKEQVEDRDYSVPEAIELLQKVKFAKFDETLEAHMRLGVDPKHADQMVRGTVVLPHGTGKSKKVLVIASGEKVHEAEQAGADFVGGEEMVDKITGGWMDFESVIATPDMMKSVAKLGKVLGPRGLMPNPKSGTVTFDVARAIQEVKAGKVEFRIDKTSNVHVQLGKMSFSKDKLVENTRTLLDAILKAKPAAAKGKYIQKLYLTATMSPSVRIDTTTLDSKSAS, from the coding sequence ATGGCAGGCAAAAAATTCTTAAAAGCGAAGGAACAGGTTGAAGACCGCGATTACTCTGTTCCCGAAGCGATCGAGCTTTTGCAAAAAGTAAAATTTGCGAAGTTTGATGAAACTCTTGAAGCGCACATGCGTTTAGGAGTTGATCCGAAACATGCGGATCAAATGGTTCGCGGCACAGTTGTTTTGCCTCACGGCACCGGGAAATCCAAGAAGGTGCTTGTGATTGCGAGCGGTGAAAAAGTTCATGAAGCCGAACAAGCAGGCGCCGATTTTGTGGGTGGTGAAGAGATGGTGGATAAGATCACCGGCGGCTGGATGGATTTTGAATCCGTGATTGCAACACCGGACATGATGAAGAGCGTCGCTAAACTCGGAAAAGTTCTCGGTCCACGGGGTCTGATGCCGAACCCGAAATCAGGCACAGTGACCTTTGATGTCGCGAGAGCTATTCAGGAAGTAAAAGCGGGTAAAGTCGAATTCCGCATCGACAAGACGTCTAACGTGCACGTTCAGCTCGGCAAGATGTCTTTCAGTAAGGACAAACTGGTGGAAAACACCCGCACACTTCTCGACGCTATTTTAAAAGCCAAACCGGCCGCGGCAAAAGGAAAATATATTCAGAAATTGTACTTGACCGCTACGATGAGTCCGAGCGTTCGAATCGATACAACGACGCTTGATTCGAAATCGGCATCCTAG
- the rplK gene encoding 50S ribosomal protein L11, whose amino-acid sequence MAKKITGQIKLQIPGGKATPAPPVGPALGQHGLNIMEFCKTFNERTKAMEGSIIPVIITVYADRTYTFITKTPPASEMLKKAAGIIKGSGEPNKNKVGKVTEKQIEEIAKTKLPDLNANSLEAAVQIIRGTARSMGLDIVS is encoded by the coding sequence ATGGCAAAAAAGATTACAGGGCAAATCAAGTTGCAAATACCGGGAGGAAAGGCTACTCCTGCTCCGCCTGTAGGACCGGCTCTCGGCCAGCACGGTCTGAACATCATGGAGTTTTGTAAAACCTTCAATGAGCGCACCAAAGCGATGGAAGGCTCGATCATTCCCGTGATTATCACTGTTTACGCAGACCGCACTTATACATTCATTACCAAGACACCTCCTGCTTCGGAAATGCTGAAAAAGGCAGCCGGAATCATCAAAGGTTCCGGTGAACCGAACAAGAACAAGGTGGGCAAGGTAACGGAAAAACAAATTGAAGAAATTGCCAAAACGAAATTACCAGACCTCAATGCCAACTCGCTGGAAGCTGCGGTTCAGATTATTCGTGGGACCGCGCGCAGCATGGGGTTGGACATCGTTTCCTAA
- the nusG gene encoding transcription termination/antitermination protein NusG, which yields MAKKWYVIHTYSGYENKVVDALRKRVEVFGLDDQVGQVLIPTQKVLEMKSGRKVETEKKFYPGYILVEMEMSDDVWHVIVNTPKVSGFVGSGKTPTPLSEGEVEQIVHQITTAAEKPVPKFLFDKGETIKIIDGPFSNFTGQVEEINPVKNTLKVMVTIFGRATPVELDFLQVEKIT from the coding sequence ATGGCTAAGAAATGGTATGTCATTCACACGTACTCAGGATACGAAAACAAAGTTGTGGACGCGCTGAGAAAGCGAGTGGAAGTGTTTGGCCTGGATGATCAAGTGGGTCAGGTGCTGATTCCTACACAGAAAGTGCTGGAAATGAAGAGTGGAAGAAAGGTGGAGACGGAAAAGAAATTTTATCCCGGCTACATCCTTGTGGAAATGGAAATGTCGGATGATGTCTGGCATGTGATTGTAAACACCCCGAAAGTCTCCGGATTTGTTGGTTCCGGTAAAACGCCCACTCCTCTTTCTGAAGGGGAAGTGGAACAAATTGTTCATCAGATCACCACGGCCGCGGAGAAGCCGGTACCGAAGTTCCTGTTCGATAAGGGAGAAACGATCAAGATCATCGATGGGCCGTTCAGCAATTTTACGGGTCAGGTGGAAGAGATTAATCCGGTCAAAAACACGTTGAAAGTGATGGTCACCATTTTCGGGCGTGCCACACCGGTGGAACTCGACTTCCTTCAGGTGGAAAAAATTACATAA
- the secE gene encoding preprotein translocase subunit SecE — protein sequence MVNKLEQGLASIKDKWTNIKTFFIEVNAEVRKVTWPTFKEVRDTTIVVIIAIFLFGIFLYLVDLALHKGLEHLFKVLA from the coding sequence ATGGTGAATAAATTGGAGCAAGGTCTCGCCAGTATCAAGGATAAATGGACAAACATCAAAACGTTTTTTATCGAAGTGAATGCCGAAGTTCGCAAAGTGACATGGCCGACTTTCAAAGAAGTTCGGGATACAACGATCGTGGTGATCATTGCCATATTCCTGTTCGGTATTTTCCTTTATCTGGTGGACCTGGCGTTACACAAAGGGTTGGAACATCTTTTTAAAGTTCTTGCTTAG
- the rpmG gene encoding 50S ribosomal protein L33, whose amino-acid sequence MQEIIQMQCGECKRRNYSTTKNKKNTPDKLERKKYCPWCRHHTVHKEVK is encoded by the coding sequence ATGCAAGAAATCATTCAAATGCAGTGTGGCGAATGCAAACGCCGCAATTACAGTACTACAAAAAACAAGAAAAACACGCCGGATAAACTGGAACGGAAAAAATATTGTCCGTGGTGCCGGCATCATACAGTTCATAAAGAAGTGAAGTAA
- a CDS encoding metallophosphatase domain-containing protein, giving the protein MLICCISDTHERHQELEIPPCDLLLHGGDITGMGKPHALIKFNDWCHSLLEKGTVRKIICIAGNHDFLFERNPAEARSLLTAPTYLEDSGYVWEGLSFWGTPWQPWFYDWAFNLRTEEELRQKFQLIPPDTDILLSHGPPKGILDRTVRGDAVGSTALLQRIREIRPKLVVFGHIHEGYGKHEEDGITYLNASTCDVHYRAVNEPLLFKC; this is encoded by the coding sequence ATGCTGATTTGCTGTATTTCAGATACCCATGAGCGCCATCAGGAGCTCGAAATTCCACCCTGTGATCTCCTCCTGCACGGAGGGGATATCACTGGAATGGGAAAACCCCATGCGCTGATAAAATTCAACGATTGGTGTCACTCCCTCCTCGAGAAAGGGACGGTTCGAAAGATCATTTGCATCGCCGGCAATCACGATTTTTTGTTTGAGCGGAATCCGGCGGAGGCACGAAGTTTATTAACTGCGCCAACCTATTTGGAGGATTCGGGTTATGTATGGGAAGGGCTCAGTTTCTGGGGAACACCCTGGCAGCCCTGGTTTTATGATTGGGCATTCAATCTTCGCACCGAAGAGGAACTCAGGCAAAAATTCCAGCTGATTCCTCCAGATACAGATATCCTCCTTTCGCATGGCCCACCCAAAGGAATCCTCGATCGCACCGTTCGAGGAGATGCAGTGGGATCCACAGCACTCCTGCAAAGGATCCGGGAAATCCGTCCGAAGCTAGTCGTCTTCGGTCATATTCATGAGGGTTATGGGAAGCATGAAGAAGATGGAATCACCTACCTGAATGCTTCCACCTGCGATGTTCATTATCGCGCGGTAAATGAACCGTTGCTCTTTAAGTGCTGA